A window of Blautia argi genomic DNA:
TCCCGTCAGATATTCGCCTACGGAAACCTCATTTTCACTGTCCAGACTCATCAACGCTTTATTGTCCCCACAGACAAAAAACGTAGAGATTTCCTGCCACAGCCGGCTTTTCCTCCAGATACGCCAAAAGTCCTGTAAGCGCCTCTTCCTCCTCTAACACCTCTTCTCCCAGAATCAGCGCCTTTAAATGCCCCATATCCAGATATTTTTCCTGATTCTGATTAAAACGTTCCTCTGCTTCCTCTATGGTTCTTCCCCTGTAGGAAACTGCCTGCGCCTGACTTTCTGATTCTGACTCCTTTTCCTGGCCCGTAATCCGGGAGAGTCCCGGAATCCCATAAATGATTTCATATTCTCTGTTTCGATAATCCACACTCATAGAAAGAGGAAAGATTCTGTTTTCCAAAGACACGCCGCAGCCGGACAGGAAAAACGCACATAAAATCAGAGCAGCAAGAACTCTCTTTTTTCTCCCTGCACACATACTGTAAAAAAGCAAAAAGAAAAACAGCGGTCCATAGATGCTGGCAGTAATTTTTAAAAACACCTGAGGAGAAATGTCCTGATTCAGGCATACCAATGCCCCCCAGCACAATTCCTCCAGCTGCAAACCGGGCAGTTTTTTCCATTTTTATCCGCACCAGTAGCTCATGATTATAAAAGAATACACTACCAAGGGAAAAAAGAACACTGAACATCACTGCCGCCAGCCAGAAGATATCCACACGCTCCAAAAAGTCCCCGGGGATACGGATACCGGACATAAAATCCACCACCGGATATGCCTTATGCTCGTATCCTCCCAACCCGAAGCTGCCCTGCAAAAGCAAAAGCACCAGTATCTGAATGCCGGTCAGCAGCACTGCAGCGCCCCCGATGACTCTGCCTGTTTCCTGAGGTTTTCGTACATTTCCCAGAGTAACCGGTAAAAAAACAAAGGGAAGAAATAGGCAAAGCACCTGATACGTTCCCATGAGCCAGCCTTTTACACTCAATTCCCCAGTTTCATTCAGATATTCCGGTTTCATGCGGAGGATTCCGAGAAGCAGCATTCCCACCAGAATCACGAAAATCGCGGGAAAGCAAAGCTCCGCCATTCTGCCCCGCCTTTCCAGACCCTGACGACTTCCCAGATACGCCGCTGCGGCTGCCAGCAGAAGCACAGCCCAGGATACGCTCCCTTCTATAAAGAAGCGATCCGTAATACCAACAATCAAAAGAAGCAGATAGATTCCCATAAGCCACAGCCAGGACAGATAGACCAGGATAAAAATTCTCCCCATGATTTTTCCCATATACTGTATGGGATTTTTAAAAACCGTTTTCAGACGAATAAAGTAAATACACAAAAACAGATAGATTCCCATTCCGGTTAAAAGGGATAAAATCCCTTGTCTGCCCCGAAGCTGACTGCACACCGGAACAGCCAGAAAATAAATTCCCATAAGCCCTAAAAGTAATTGCCTGAAAAGCTGTCTGTGAGAAATCTGTGCATTGTCTGCAAACATTTATTTTCCTCCCTTCTTTTCCCGCTGCCTGATTCTCCCTTCCGCAGAAGATGCTTCCATACGCAGACGCACTTTCTGGTCTTTCTGTGCATACAGGGGTCTTCGTGTGAGAAAGCGAAAAGGCGCCCGAATCACACTGTCCCTTTCTCCCCTGTAGCCTGCCTTTATCCGGGCAGCAAAAGGCGTCAGATAAGGAATTCCAAAGCTTTTCAGCCCTGCCAGATGGCTGGCAGTCAGGTACAACCCCAGAAGGATTCCAAACACCCCAAGGGTTCCTCCCAGAAGAAGAAATCCAAACTTCAAAAGCCGAAAGGGCGCGGAAAATTCTTCGTTTGGAATGGCAAGGGAGCAAAGGGCTGTCACTGCCACCACCACCACCACAATGGGACTTACCAGATTTGCCTCCACTGCTGCCTGCCCTACAATCAGTCCGCCTACAATCCCAATGGTTCCCCCCAGAGGACCGGGCATACGCACGCCCGCCTCCCGAATGGTTTCAAAGGCAAGTTCCATAAAGAGTATCTCCAGCACACCGGGAAAGGGAACGCCCTGACGCGCCTCTGAAAAGGAAAGTATCAGGCTGGCAGGAAGCACCTGAGTGTGAAAGTTTGTCACTGCCAGATAAGTACCGGAAAACAGCATGGTGAACAAAACAGCCGCATAGCGAATCAGACGCTGAAGGGACACAATCTCAAACCGGTTGTAATGGTCTTCACTGACCTGCAGAAAATCACTGAAAGCTGCCGGAAGCAGCATGCCGATGGGGGAATGGTCGCACAAAAGCAGGATTCTGCCGTTTAAAATCTCTGCCGCACACTTATCCGGACGTTCGGTGGTCTGAAACTGGGGAAAGGGGGACAGCCAGCTGTCTTCTGTCAACTGTTCCAGAATCCCCGAGTCCAGCACGCCGTCAATGACAAAGGAATCCAGCCTATCCTCTATGTCCTGCAAAAGTTCCGGGCGTATTAAATCTTCCATATATAAAAGCTGCACCACGGTCTGGCTTCTCTCCCCAAGAGTTTTCTGCTTCACCTTTAATCTGGTATCCCGAATCCGCTTCCGCACCAGGGCAGAATTGGTCTTTACCGCATCTGTAAAGCCCTCCTTTGATCCCCGCAGAACCTTTTCTCTGGACGCCTCGGCCACAGAGAGATTGGGATACCCCTTGCTGGACACCTTAATTGCCTTTGCATAGCCGTCCAGAAAAAACACCGCATTTCCTGCCAGCATGGAAGCGAATGCTGCGTCCATGGTATCCAGAGGCTGTACATCAGAAATTCCCATACCATTATCCTTTACAAACTGGAGAATCTCCCCTGCAGGCATTTCCCACATATGATTCACCAGCTTGCCGATTACTGAATCCTCCAGCATCATATTGCTGACTGCCACCTCTATATAGACCACCAGACATCGAATCTTCTTCTCTTCTCCCAAAAGCATAGGGCGTATAATGCAGTCATCACAATTTTTCAGTCTGTTTCTGATGTATGTTTCATTTTCTTCTATATGAATTGAAATCTTACTGTCCATAAATTTCCTCCTGATTATGAAAGGATTTCCTATGCATCTAAAAAGAATCTCGCTTGCGAGATTCTCCGCGCGCGAGCGGTGCCGTTCTCGGCTAAGTTCCTTTCCGCGAGCTGTGCCTCTTCACACGAAGTGTGCTTTTTTCTTGCATAGGATTCCGAAGGCTTTCTTATGCAAGAAAAAAGAGAGGCTTTCACCTCTCCTTTAGTATCCCGCGATTTTTCCATTCTATTCCTCTGCTGCCTGCTATTCCTGATTCAGGCTGCGGATAATGGCTTTCTGCTGATTATCAATATGCACTTTGATATATTCCAGGGCTTTCTTTTCGTCCCTCTCTCTTAATGCCTCACAGATAGAACGGTGTTCCTCTGCAAGAGTTCTTCTCACTGCAATATCTTTCAGATATTCCATGCGGTAGCGATACATCTGCTCTCTTAAATTATTCAAAAGCTGCACCAGTCTTTTGTTATTAGTGGCATTGTAAATGGTATCGTGAAACTCCACGTCTACCTCTGCCAGTTCTGTGAGATTGCCGTCTTCAATAAGCTTTTGAAAACGCCCTTCAATTTCCTGCAGCTTCTCCAAATCCTCTCTGGTAATCCGCTCACAGGCAAGAGAAATTGCCAGCACCTCCATGCCCTTACGCACTTCCAACACATCGTTTAAATCTCTCTCTGTAATAGACGCCACCTTTGCCCCTTTTCTGGGCGCCATGACTACCAGGCCTTCCAGCTCCAGCTTACGGATTGCTTCCCGAATGGGGGTTCTGCTGACTCCCAACTGGTCTGCCAGTGTAATTTCCATTAATCTTTCACCTGGCTTTAATTCTCCCTTTAAAATTGCTCTTCTCAGCGTATTAAAGACAACATCTCGCAAAGGGAGATATTCGTCCATCTGCATTTCTAACTCCATGCTATTTCCTCCTTCCGCCGTTGTTAAATACTGTTGTCAGGAAAACGGTTCGTGCAAGACGGCTTTCTCTCAATGCCTCACAGGCATGTTCCGCCAGCTTTTTATCGTCAAATAATCCGAATACCGTAGGACCGCTGCCGCTCATCATGGCATTTAAGGCGCCATGGTCTTTCATATGATTTTTAATCTGCTCAATAATCGGATAATTGGGAATGGTCACGGTTTCCAGAACATTTCCCATAAGGTCAGCAATTTTATTCAGATTATGCCACTGGATTGCCTCCAGCATTTCATCAATGGGCGGGTGATATTTCAGCTCATTTGCATGAAGGTTTTCATAGACAAATTTGGTTGATACACTAATGCCCGGCTTTCCTATGAGTACATAGCAGTCCGGACAGGCAGGAAGAGGACGCAGCTTATCTCCGATTCCCTCTGCAAGCGCGGTTCCCCGAAGCAGACAATAGGGTACGTCGGCTCCGATTTTTACACCTCTTTCCATTAAATCCTTTACAGACAATCCCAGATGAAACAAACGGTTGACTCCAATCATGGCAGCGGCAGCATCTGAACTTCCTCCTGCCATACCTGCTGCCACAGGAATAAATTTCTGCAAATCCACAGTCAGTCCTTCCTGAATCTCAAACTCGTCCATCAAAAGCTTTGCCGCCTTATGTACCAGATTGTTTTCATTCACCGGCACAAAGGGCAGATTCGTGGTAATTCTGATACCCGGTCTGCGGCTGATTTCCATATCTAACTGGTCATACATATTAATGGTCTGCATAATCATACGCAGCTCGTGATATCCGTCTTCTCTTCTGCGTAAGACATCCAGACCCAGATTAATCTTTGCAAGTGCTCTTAATCTCATGTGTGTTCCTCCCGCAATCTTGTATTTCGTATACAATATGCCGAAGCAAAATAACGATATTGTATATTGTATCCGTTTTAGTACACTCTATTCTATCCGAAAAAGGGGAATTTTTCAACCGGTAATGGGAAATAATCTTTCATGCCAATATCCAACCTGATATACCCTCCTTTGTTCATGGAACACACTTTCCTATAACTCAAAACAGAAAACCCCGTACGGGAACAAAAATTTCCACATACAGGGCTTCTTTTCTATTGTATAATCAGGTCTGTAATCCTTCCATTTTTCACATCAATCAATCCCTTATCCGTTATTTTGAGGGCAGGACTTACCGGAAGCCCAAGCGTTCCCAAAGACATAATCGGATTGTTGTGCTCATATCCTAATTCTTCCAGTGATTCCCGCACTCTTTTTAAAGAACAGGCAATT
This region includes:
- a CDS encoding DUF4892 domain-containing protein; the protein is MENRIFPLSMSVDYRNREYEIIYGIPGLSRITGQEKESESESQAQAVSYRGRTIEEAEERFNQNQEKYLDMGHLKALILGEEVLEEEEALTGLLAYLEEKPAVAGNLYVFCLWGQ
- a CDS encoding spore germination protein; this translates as MDSKISIHIEENETYIRNRLKNCDDCIIRPMLLGEEKKIRCLVVYIEVAVSNMMLEDSVIGKLVNHMWEMPAGEILQFVKDNGMGISDVQPLDTMDAAFASMLAGNAVFFLDGYAKAIKVSSKGYPNLSVAEASREKVLRGSKEGFTDAVKTNSALVRKRIRDTRLKVKQKTLGERSQTVVQLLYMEDLIRPELLQDIEDRLDSFVIDGVLDSGILEQLTEDSWLSPFPQFQTTERPDKCAAEILNGRILLLCDHSPIGMLLPAAFSDFLQVSEDHYNRFEIVSLQRLIRYAAVLFTMLFSGTYLAVTNFHTQVLPASLILSFSEARQGVPFPGVLEILFMELAFETIREAGVRMPGPLGGTIGIVGGLIVGQAAVEANLVSPIVVVVVAVTALCSLAIPNEEFSAPFRLLKFGFLLLGGTLGVFGILLGLYLTASHLAGLKSFGIPYLTPFAARIKAGYRGERDSVIRAPFRFLTRRPLYAQKDQKVRLRMEASSAEGRIRQREKKGGK
- the ispE gene encoding 4-(cytidine 5'-diphospho)-2-C-methyl-D-erythritol kinase; this encodes MRLRALAKINLGLDVLRRREDGYHELRMIMQTINMYDQLDMEISRRPGIRITTNLPFVPVNENNLVHKAAKLLMDEFEIQEGLTVDLQKFIPVAAGMAGGSSDAAAAMIGVNRLFHLGLSVKDLMERGVKIGADVPYCLLRGTALAEGIGDKLRPLPACPDCYVLIGKPGISVSTKFVYENLHANELKYHPPIDEMLEAIQWHNLNKIADLMGNVLETVTIPNYPIIEQIKNHMKDHGALNAMMSGSGPTVFGLFDDKKLAEHACEALRESRLARTVFLTTVFNNGGRRK
- a CDS encoding GntR family transcriptional regulator; the protein is MELEMQMDEYLPLRDVVFNTLRRAILKGELKPGERLMEITLADQLGVSRTPIREAIRKLELEGLVVMAPRKGAKVASITERDLNDVLEVRKGMEVLAISLACERITREDLEKLQEIEGRFQKLIEDGNLTELAEVDVEFHDTIYNATNNKRLVQLLNNLREQMYRYRMEYLKDIAVRRTLAEEHRSICEALRERDEKKALEYIKVHIDNQQKAIIRSLNQE
- a CDS encoding GerAB/ArcD/ProY family transporter — translated: MFADNAQISHRQLFRQLLLGLMGIYFLAVPVCSQLRGRQGILSLLTGMGIYLFLCIYFIRLKTVFKNPIQYMGKIMGRIFILVYLSWLWLMGIYLLLLIVGITDRFFIEGSVSWAVLLLAAAAAYLGSRQGLERRGRMAELCFPAIFVILVGMLLLGILRMKPEYLNETGELSVKGWLMGTYQVLCLFLPFVFLPVTLGNVRKPQETGRVIGGAAVLLTGIQILVLLLLQGSFGLGGYEHKAYPVVDFMSGIRIPGDFLERVDIFWLAAVMFSVLFSLGSVFFYNHELLVRIKMEKTARFAAGGIVLGGIGMPESGHFSSGVFKNYCQHLWTAVFLFAFLQYVCREKKESSCCSDFMCVFPVRLRRVFGKQNLSSFYECGLSKQRI